One Dietzia sp. JS16-p6b genomic window carries:
- a CDS encoding lysoplasmalogenase yields MRALTWGPVAAVTLVHLIALALGAGAAAAWSQVLLMPALAVVLLGLPSDDRGPAWPWALGALAASWVGDSLPRVLPADARFLAMVGGFAVAQGLWIVAFTRVDRGRSPFAWTLLLIVVAVALLMVTVPEAGLLAPAVVVYGLLLLTVAWLASSHGWVGALGAALFVVSDGLIALGAFRPELVDWANRDLMVMATYVGAQALFVIVILLTRSPDRAFGRAPRRGTRVRSSRGRHPR; encoded by the coding sequence GTGCGCGCATTGACTTGGGGCCCTGTCGCCGCGGTGACGCTCGTCCACCTGATCGCGCTGGCGCTCGGGGCCGGGGCGGCCGCCGCCTGGTCCCAGGTGCTGCTCATGCCCGCGTTGGCGGTGGTGCTGCTCGGACTCCCGTCCGACGACCGCGGCCCCGCCTGGCCCTGGGCCCTGGGCGCGCTGGCCGCCAGCTGGGTCGGGGACTCGTTGCCGAGAGTCCTTCCCGCAGACGCCCGGTTCCTGGCGATGGTCGGCGGGTTCGCCGTGGCGCAGGGGCTGTGGATCGTCGCGTTCACCCGTGTGGATCGGGGCCGCTCGCCGTTCGCATGGACGCTGCTGCTCATCGTGGTCGCCGTCGCGCTGCTGATGGTGACCGTTCCCGAGGCCGGCCTCCTCGCCCCGGCCGTGGTGGTCTACGGACTGCTGCTGCTCACCGTGGCGTGGCTCGCGTCCAGCCACGGGTGGGTCGGAGCGCTCGGCGCCGCACTGTTCGTGGTGTCCGACGGCCTGATCGCGCTGGGCGCGTTCCGGCCCGAGCTCGTGGACTGGGCGAACCGCGATCTCATGGTGATGGCCACCTATGTCGGCGCCCAGGCCCTGTTCGTGATCGTCATCCTGCTCACGCGCTCTCCCGACCGCGCCTTCGGCCGCGCACCCCGCCGCGGCACGCGTGTCCGCTCATCACGCGGCCGGCATCCGCGCTAG
- a CDS encoding alpha/beta hydrolase domain-containing protein → MERSPRATFAELTEGKAFPPMSGRAAPDLAAAGFGESEWACRGEAVSYAPVSTPRDGRFELTEADSAPFATRVLVRRPRPDSFSGVVLVEWLNVSGGQDAAPDYTYLAEEILRAGHAWVGVSAQFIAVEGGDAAVGLGGRTAGLRTQRPERYADLHHPGDAYAYDIVTQVGRHAREPDADGPLAGLRARSVIAVGESQSAFALTSYVNGVHPRAGVFDGFLLHSRGAGYLPFDDRGRGSDIVAALGRGPATIREDVDVPVMVVQAEGDLMGRIASLPARQPDSRSVMSWEIAGQAHADLYQLGDFAQFVDCRGPVNSGQQVFVLRAALRHLVSWVAGGARPPAAPPVETDDGEVVPDEFGTGRGGVRTPVVEAPVEHLTGVPHPEAQPLCMLLGRTVELPDEVLRERWPGGGRAGGTQTGREQYLAAYRAATDRLIEEGFLLPEDREEVLADARPERITW, encoded by the coding sequence ATGGAGCGATCCCCGCGAGCCACGTTCGCAGAGTTGACCGAGGGTAAGGCCTTCCCGCCGATGTCCGGGCGCGCGGCCCCGGATCTGGCGGCGGCCGGGTTCGGCGAGTCGGAGTGGGCGTGTCGCGGCGAGGCGGTCTCCTACGCGCCGGTCTCGACGCCGCGCGACGGGCGTTTCGAGCTGACAGAGGCTGATTCCGCACCGTTCGCGACCCGCGTCCTGGTGCGTCGACCGCGGCCGGACTCGTTCAGCGGCGTGGTGCTGGTCGAGTGGCTCAACGTCAGCGGTGGCCAGGATGCCGCGCCGGACTACACGTATCTGGCGGAGGAGATCCTGCGGGCGGGGCACGCCTGGGTCGGGGTCTCTGCGCAGTTCATCGCGGTCGAGGGCGGGGACGCGGCCGTGGGTCTCGGAGGGCGGACGGCGGGCCTGCGGACCCAGCGGCCCGAGCGCTACGCGGACCTGCACCATCCCGGCGACGCGTACGCCTACGACATCGTCACGCAGGTGGGGCGCCATGCCCGCGAGCCGGACGCGGACGGGCCGCTGGCGGGCCTGCGCGCGCGGTCGGTGATCGCGGTGGGCGAGTCACAGTCGGCGTTCGCGCTGACCTCGTACGTCAACGGGGTCCATCCGCGGGCCGGGGTGTTCGACGGATTCCTCCTCCACAGCCGTGGAGCCGGATATCTGCCCTTCGACGACCGTGGCCGCGGGAGTGACATCGTCGCCGCCCTCGGCCGCGGACCGGCAACGATCCGAGAGGACGTGGACGTTCCCGTGATGGTGGTCCAGGCAGAGGGGGACCTCATGGGTCGGATCGCGTCGCTGCCCGCCCGCCAGCCCGATTCCAGGTCCGTGATGTCCTGGGAGATCGCAGGACAGGCCCACGCGGACCTCTACCAACTGGGTGACTTCGCGCAGTTCGTCGATTGCCGCGGCCCGGTCAACAGCGGCCAGCAGGTCTTCGTCCTCCGCGCCGCCCTGAGGCATCTGGTGTCGTGGGTCGCCGGTGGTGCGCGCCCGCCGGCCGCGCCGCCGGTGGAGACCGACGACGGCGAGGTCGTCCCCGACGAGTTCGGCACCGGCCGGGGCGGCGTTCGGACCCCCGTCGTGGAGGCCCCGGTGGAACACCTCACCGGCGTGCCCCATCCCGAGGCGCAGCCGCTGTGCATGCTTCTGGGGCGGACCGTCGAGCTGCCCGACGAGGTTCTGCGGGAGCGGTGGCCCGGTGGCGGGCGCGCCGGTGGGACGCAGACGGGCCGCGAGCAGTATCTGGCGGCGTACCGCGCGGCCACGGACCGCCTCATCGAGGAGGGGTTCCTGCTCCCCGAGGACCGCGAGGAGGTCCTGGCCGACGCCCGCCCCGAACGCATCACCTGGTGA
- a CDS encoding acyl-CoA thioesterase II, with amino-acid sequence MTDQDSPSHALDRAVALRRVHDDLVRGRTVDAWANMVGPFGGTTAATMLQAVLQHPARHGDPLALTVNYAGPVAEGEFEIEARPTRTNRSNQHWWLEMRQGDQVVTTATAITALRRETWSETEATAPMVPVPEDLTPAAADRGVRWVDNYDMRFVTGPWQSVENGDATPESTTTMWIRDSPSRPLDHVALTAMCDSFFPRSFLRLGRPVPAGTVTLTIHYLATPDEIAAQGTDFILGSVHAHRFHGNYHDESARLWSRDGRLLATSNQLMYFKS; translated from the coding sequence GTGACCGATCAGGACTCCCCCTCACACGCGCTGGACCGGGCCGTCGCGCTCCGACGCGTCCACGACGACCTGGTCCGGGGCCGCACCGTCGACGCATGGGCCAACATGGTCGGGCCGTTCGGTGGGACGACCGCGGCGACCATGCTGCAGGCGGTCCTGCAGCACCCGGCGCGGCACGGCGACCCGCTCGCCCTGACGGTGAACTACGCGGGCCCGGTCGCCGAGGGGGAGTTCGAGATCGAGGCCAGGCCCACCCGGACGAACCGGTCCAACCAGCACTGGTGGCTCGAGATGCGCCAGGGCGACCAGGTGGTCACCACCGCCACCGCGATCACCGCACTGCGCCGGGAGACCTGGTCGGAGACCGAGGCCACGGCGCCGATGGTCCCGGTGCCGGAGGACCTGACCCCGGCCGCGGCGGACCGCGGGGTCAGGTGGGTGGACAACTACGACATGCGGTTCGTCACGGGGCCGTGGCAGTCGGTCGAGAACGGGGACGCGACCCCGGAGTCGACCACCACGATGTGGATCCGGGATTCGCCGTCCCGCCCCCTCGACCACGTCGCGCTCACCGCGATGTGCGACTCGTTCTTCCCGAGGTCGTTCCTCCGACTCGGCCGGCCCGTCCCCGCGGGCACGGTCACGCTGACGATCCACTATCTGGCCACCCCGGACGAGATCGCGGCCCAGGGCACGGACTTCATCTTGGGCAGCGTCCACGCCCACCGGTTCCACGGCAACTACCACGACGAGTCGGCGCGGCTGTGGAGCCGGGATGGCAGGCTGCTCGCCACGAGCAACCAACTCATGTATTTCAAGTCCTGA
- a CDS encoding acyl-CoA dehydrogenase family protein: MSTTRNHTTHEVLNQAPPRVDVDEFALNPALREAVGVFAPDAVTDRFHEIGRHVGTGQYQHDAELANTLPPVHHAHDRWGNRVDEIEFHPSYHRIMDYSVSRGLHTSAWADPGPGANVERAAGFMLVSQIEAGHGCPLSMTHAVMPSLRLNPGLAAEWEPALLSTVYDPELRDPATKSGVLFGMAMTEKQGGSDVRANTTTATPVGDGLHVLRGHKWFCSAPQSDAFLVLAQAPEGLSCFLVPRVLPGGERNPFLVQRLKDKLGNKSNASSEVEFDGTLGWMVGEPGRGVRTIIEMVGRTRLDCVLGSTAGMRQGVAEAAWHARHRAAFGATLVDQPAMAAVLADLQLEAEAATWTATRLAAAYDDDESAAYRRLATAVAKYWTCKRGPNHAYESLECLGGNGYTEAFPLARRYREQPVLAVWEGSGNVIALDVLRAMAREPESVAAFEAELAAQTGRHEVFDRHVERVRGLIGRAASDPAAAPAIARRLVEAMALGQQGAVLLAHAPAAVAEAFCLARLGDDRSAEYGALPDGVDVAALVARA; encoded by the coding sequence ATGTCGACCACTCGCAACCACACCACCCACGAGGTCCTCAACCAGGCGCCGCCGCGCGTGGACGTGGACGAGTTCGCGCTCAATCCCGCCCTCCGGGAGGCCGTGGGAGTCTTCGCGCCCGACGCGGTTACCGACCGATTCCACGAGATCGGCCGACACGTGGGAACCGGGCAGTACCAGCACGACGCGGAGCTGGCCAACACCCTGCCGCCGGTGCACCACGCCCACGACCGGTGGGGCAACCGGGTGGACGAGATCGAGTTCCACCCCTCGTACCACCGGATCATGGACTACTCGGTGTCCCGAGGCCTCCACACCTCGGCGTGGGCCGACCCCGGCCCGGGCGCGAACGTCGAGCGGGCGGCGGGGTTCATGCTGGTCTCGCAGATCGAGGCCGGCCACGGCTGCCCCCTGTCCATGACTCACGCAGTGATGCCGTCCCTCCGGCTCAACCCCGGGTTGGCCGCGGAATGGGAACCGGCGCTCCTGTCCACCGTCTACGACCCCGAATTGCGCGATCCGGCGACCAAGTCGGGAGTCCTGTTCGGTATGGCGATGACCGAGAAGCAGGGCGGTTCGGATGTCCGGGCCAACACCACCACTGCCACCCCGGTCGGGGACGGCCTGCACGTGCTGCGCGGCCACAAGTGGTTCTGCTCGGCCCCGCAGTCGGACGCCTTCCTGGTGCTGGCGCAGGCGCCGGAGGGTCTGAGCTGCTTCCTCGTCCCCCGCGTCCTCCCCGGCGGCGAGCGCAACCCCTTCCTGGTCCAGCGCCTCAAGGACAAGCTGGGCAACAAGTCCAACGCCTCGTCCGAGGTGGAGTTCGACGGCACCCTGGGCTGGATGGTCGGCGAGCCCGGCCGCGGGGTGCGCACGATCATCGAGATGGTCGGCCGCACTCGACTGGACTGCGTCCTGGGGTCGACCGCGGGCATGCGTCAGGGCGTGGCCGAGGCCGCATGGCACGCCCGACACAGAGCCGCGTTCGGCGCGACCCTGGTGGACCAGCCGGCCATGGCCGCCGTCCTGGCGGACCTCCAGCTCGAAGCGGAGGCCGCCACCTGGACTGCGACCCGCCTGGCAGCGGCCTATGACGACGACGAGTCCGCCGCGTACCGGCGGCTCGCCACCGCGGTCGCAAAGTACTGGACGTGCAAGCGCGGACCCAACCACGCCTACGAGTCGCTGGAATGCCTGGGCGGCAACGGCTACACCGAGGCGTTCCCGCTGGCCCGCCGCTACCGCGAGCAGCCGGTGCTGGCGGTGTGGGAGGGCTCGGGCAACGTCATCGCGCTCGATGTCCTGCGCGCGATGGCCCGCGAGCCCGAGTCGGTGGCCGCCTTCGAGGCCGAGCTGGCCGCCCAGACCGGGCGCCACGAGGTGTTCGACCGGCACGTCGAGCGTGTTCGCGGGCTGATCGGGCGGGCGGCCTCCGATCCCGCCGCGGCCCCCGCGATCGCCCGGCGCCTCGTCGAGGCCATGGCCCTGGGCCAGCAGGGCGCGGTCCTGCTCGCCCACGCCCCGGCAGCGGTCGCCGAGGCGTTCTGCCTGGCCAGGCTCGGTGATGATCGCTCGGCCGAGTACGGCGCGCTTCCCGACGGGGTGGACGTGGCGGCACTGGTCGCCCGCGCCTGA
- a CDS encoding cytochrome P450 encodes MSIDGDPRDPVYRPGPAPLRSHLPILGGTLEYVENPLATMARRYRDHGPVSELSFLGSTWTALLGPDACQIALQNADKAFANGPGWGYLVGPFFDRGLMLLDFAEHHHYRHLMQEAFTRPRLEGYARTLAPLVERGISSWTPDRAFEIYPALKSHTLDLATEVFMGGAEYARPGEIERVNIAFVDCVQAANGYIRSTAPLPFTKWGRATRGRRLLEEFLRRHLPARRADPGEDLFSALCQVADASGGIDDDDIINQMIFLLMAAHDTTTSTVTSMVYELGRDREWQERCRRQCLELGPSPTLAELEGLTDLDLVMKETLRLHPPVPVLARRAVKDTEVLGVAIPEGRLVSVMPLLSHHMPEYWTDPEIFDPERFTEGRREDKSHRYAWEPFGGGVHKCLGMIFANLESKLVLSALLRHFEWSVPLDYVPPMKNDSLPFPGDGLPVSLRPLTPVRAG; translated from the coding sequence ATGTCAATCGACGGCGATCCACGTGACCCGGTCTACCGGCCGGGCCCGGCCCCCCTCCGCTCCCACCTGCCGATCCTGGGCGGGACCCTCGAGTACGTCGAGAATCCACTGGCCACGATGGCCCGCCGGTACCGCGACCACGGGCCGGTCTCCGAACTGAGCTTCCTCGGCTCCACCTGGACCGCGCTGCTCGGCCCCGACGCGTGCCAGATCGCCCTGCAGAACGCCGACAAGGCGTTCGCCAACGGCCCCGGCTGGGGATACCTCGTCGGCCCGTTCTTCGACCGCGGGCTGATGCTGCTGGACTTCGCCGAGCACCACCACTACCGGCACCTCATGCAGGAGGCGTTCACCCGCCCCCGGCTCGAGGGATACGCCCGTACCCTGGCCCCGCTGGTCGAGCGCGGGATCTCGAGCTGGACCCCCGATCGGGCGTTCGAGATCTATCCCGCCCTCAAGTCGCACACGCTCGATCTGGCCACCGAGGTGTTCATGGGCGGCGCCGAATACGCCCGACCCGGGGAGATCGAGCGGGTCAACATCGCGTTCGTGGACTGCGTGCAGGCCGCCAACGGCTACATCCGCTCGACCGCTCCCCTGCCGTTCACCAAGTGGGGTCGCGCGACCCGCGGCCGGCGTCTGCTGGAGGAGTTCCTCCGGCGTCACCTGCCCGCCCGCCGTGCCGACCCCGGCGAGGACCTGTTCTCGGCCCTGTGTCAGGTGGCCGACGCCTCCGGCGGGATCGACGACGACGACATCATCAACCAGATGATCTTCCTGCTGATGGCCGCGCACGACACCACGACCAGCACCGTGACCTCGATGGTCTACGAACTCGGGCGCGATCGGGAGTGGCAGGAGCGCTGTCGGAGACAGTGTCTGGAACTGGGCCCCTCGCCGACCCTCGCCGAGCTGGAGGGCCTCACCGACCTGGACCTGGTGATGAAGGAGACGCTGCGGCTGCACCCGCCGGTGCCGGTACTGGCGCGCCGGGCGGTCAAGGACACCGAGGTGCTCGGCGTGGCGATCCCCGAGGGCCGGCTCGTCTCGGTGATGCCGCTCCTGTCGCACCACATGCCCGAGTACTGGACCGACCCGGAGATCTTCGACCCCGAGCGGTTCACCGAGGGCAGGCGCGAGGACAAGTCACACCGCTACGCCTGGGAGCCCTTCGGCGGCGGGGTCCACAAGTGCCTCGGCATGATCTTCGCCAACCTCGAGTCCAAGCTCGTCCTCAGCGCGCTGCTGCGGCACTTCGAGTGGTCCGTGCCGCTGGACTACGTCCCGCCCATGAAGAACGACTCGCTGCCGTTCCCCGGGGACGGGCTCCCGGTATCCCTGCGGCCGCTCACGCCGGTCCGCGCCGGCTGA
- a CDS encoding long-chain fatty acid--CoA ligase, translating to MRSTMQPEQLNISTILTFGATVHADAVITTWTDQGPRKITFGELGRRAAQLANALRTLGIDADQRVATFQWNNSEHMEAYLAIPSMGAVLHPLNIRLFPDQLEFVANHAEDKVVIVDPSLIPLLQPLLPRFSTVEHVIVTGGGAANLEAPEGVQVHDYEELLAAQPAEFEWPEVDENSGAAMCYTSGTTGDPKGVVYSHRSIYLHSMQVCMSDGMDISLDDNVLAIVPMFHAMSWGLPYAAFLVGASLLMPERFLQPEPLAAMIASERPTLAAAVPTIWQAVDAYSVDHPIDMSSFRAVVVGGSSCPPALIRKFKENYGIDIIHAWGMTETSPLGTLSRPKADLPEETQFELRTTQGRFIAGVKARIVDDAGQEMPWDGESVGELEVRGPWITGSYYKVDSSDSFDDGWLRTGDVGYIRPEGFLQLTDRAKDIIKSGGEWISSVEVENYLLEHPAVAEAAVIGIPDPKWDERPLATIVVKEGVADPDVEDLRSHLESRMAKWQVPEKFAFVDEIPKTSVGKLDKKRIRVSHSDGELTVVNALEK from the coding sequence ATGCGCAGCACCATGCAGCCGGAACAGCTGAACATCAGCACCATCCTGACGTTCGGCGCGACCGTCCACGCGGACGCGGTCATCACCACCTGGACCGATCAGGGCCCCCGCAAGATCACGTTCGGGGAGCTGGGCCGGCGCGCCGCGCAGCTGGCCAACGCCCTGCGGACGCTGGGGATCGACGCGGATCAGCGCGTCGCGACCTTCCAGTGGAACAACTCCGAGCACATGGAGGCGTACCTGGCCATCCCGTCGATGGGCGCGGTACTCCACCCCCTGAACATCCGGCTGTTCCCCGACCAGCTCGAGTTCGTGGCCAACCACGCCGAGGACAAGGTCGTGATCGTCGACCCCAGTCTGATCCCGCTCCTGCAGCCCCTGCTGCCGCGGTTCTCGACGGTCGAGCACGTGATCGTCACCGGTGGCGGCGCGGCGAACCTCGAGGCCCCGGAGGGCGTGCAGGTGCACGACTACGAGGAGCTGCTGGCCGCACAACCTGCCGAGTTCGAGTGGCCCGAGGTCGACGAGAACTCCGGCGCCGCGATGTGTTACACCTCGGGCACCACGGGTGATCCGAAGGGCGTCGTCTACTCGCACCGGTCCATCTACCTGCACTCGATGCAGGTCTGCATGTCGGACGGGATGGACATCTCGCTCGACGACAACGTGCTGGCGATCGTCCCCATGTTCCACGCGATGTCGTGGGGCCTGCCGTACGCGGCGTTCCTGGTGGGCGCGTCGCTGCTCATGCCCGAGCGCTTCCTCCAGCCGGAGCCGCTGGCCGCGATGATCGCCTCCGAGCGTCCGACGCTGGCCGCCGCCGTCCCCACGATCTGGCAGGCCGTCGACGCCTACTCGGTCGATCACCCCATCGACATGTCGAGCTTCCGCGCCGTCGTGGTGGGCGGCAGCTCCTGCCCGCCCGCGCTGATCCGCAAGTTCAAGGAGAACTACGGGATCGACATCATCCACGCGTGGGGCATGACGGAGACCTCGCCCCTCGGCACCCTGTCGCGGCCGAAGGCGGACCTGCCGGAGGAGACGCAGTTCGAACTGCGCACCACGCAGGGCCGGTTCATCGCGGGGGTCAAGGCGCGGATCGTCGACGACGCCGGTCAGGAAATGCCCTGGGACGGCGAGTCCGTCGGTGAACTCGAGGTGCGTGGACCGTGGATCACGGGCAGCTACTACAAGGTCGACAGCTCGGACTCCTTCGATGACGGCTGGCTCCGCACCGGCGACGTCGGCTACATCCGTCCCGAGGGGTTCCTGCAGCTGACGGACCGAGCCAAGGACATCATCAAGTCCGGCGGCGAGTGGATCTCCTCTGTCGAGGTGGAGAACTACCTCCTCGAGCACCCGGCCGTGGCCGAGGCGGCCGTGATCGGCATCCCCGACCCCAAGTGGGACGAGCGTCCGCTGGCCACCATCGTGGTCAAGGAGGGGGTGGCCGATCCTGACGTCGAGGATCTGCGCTCGCACCTCGAGAGCCGGATGGCCAAGTGGCAGGTGCCGGAGAAGTTTGCGTTCGTCGACGAGATCCCCAAGACCTCCGTCGGCAAGCTCGACAAGAAGCGCATCCGCGTCTCGCACTCCGACGGCGAGCTCACCGTGGTCAACGCGCTGGAGAAGTAG
- a CDS encoding carboxymuconolactone decarboxylase family protein has translation MTTTGSGEGPTAEDPRARGFAIRREVMGDDFVDRAMGRAEGTASEAIQHVVTENVWGNIWSRPGLGRRDRSLLNIGMLVALRANAELAGHVRGGLTNGLTREEITEAVIHASGYCGAPAALSAMKTVQEVFDAVDDR, from the coding sequence ATGACGACGACAGGTTCAGGCGAGGGGCCTACGGCCGAGGATCCGCGGGCCCGGGGATTCGCGATCCGACGTGAGGTGATGGGCGACGACTTCGTGGACCGCGCGATGGGCCGGGCCGAGGGCACCGCGTCCGAGGCCATCCAGCACGTGGTCACCGAGAACGTGTGGGGCAACATCTGGTCCCGCCCGGGGCTCGGACGGCGGGACCGGAGCCTGCTGAACATCGGCATGCTCGTGGCGTTGCGGGCGAACGCCGAGTTGGCCGGCCACGTGCGCGGAGGGCTGACGAACGGCCTCACCCGCGAGGAGATCACCGAGGCCGTCATCCACGCCTCGGGATACTGCGGTGCGCCGGCGGCCCTCTCGGCCATGAAGACGGTCCAGGAGGTCTTCGACGCGGTGGACGACAGGTAG